The Sporanaerobacter acetigenes DSM 13106 genome contains the following window.
GCTTCATGAATACTGTTGAAAATATGCTTTATTGCCAATTCTGCTTCTTCCACACCCTTGTAAAAATAATCTCTAATATGCTCTTCTCTTATGATTCCAACAATATTTCCATTTTCAACTACAGGAAGTCTTCCAATTTTATTTTCTAACATTATAGCCCTGCAATTAGATAAGGATTCATTAGGATTAACCCACAGTACATTTCTTTTCATGAAATCATTTAATTTAATTTTGGAAATATCCGCTCTAACAAATTTATACACATCCGCCATAGTGATAACACTCTTTATTTTTTTATCATCATCACAAATAAGAACTTCTTTTTTTACATTATGAATTAAATAATCTATTATGGAATTCATTTCATCTTTTTCATTAGCTATAAAAATATCATAGCTCATTACATCTGCTACAGGAACACTATATGACTGAAGGAACATATAAACACCTCACTTTGCTCTCTATAAATATTAGTCTACTATATTTAATTTATTATAGCAATTTTTATATATTTTTTGAAAAAATAGAAATACTATATATTGAAAGCAACTTCTACAAGAAGGGAGGAAAAAATACTAGTATGGCAAAAGATAAAAACAACAAAGAATCAAACAAGAAGAACAAAAGCAATAAAGACAAAAACAAAGAAGAAGGTTAAATAAACCTCAGGCAATGCCTGAGGTTTATTTATATAAGCATGTTTTATAATATTATCAACTCTTTTGGTGAATGAGTAATGATTTCTACTCCATCTTTTTTTACAACTACACTATCTTCAATCCTCACTCCGCCCCAATCTGGAATATATATACCTGGTTCTACTGTAACAACGCTATTTTCCGCTAAAACTCTGTCACAGTTCACACCCATAAATGGTATCTCATGAAGTTCCAATCCCACTCCATGACCTAGTCCATGACCAAAATATTCATTATATTCGCCCATGATTTTTCGTACTTCTGTATCTGCTTCTTTTCCAGATATTCCACTTCTAAGCACATCTAATCCTCTTTGTTGTGCAGCCTTTACAATATTGTATATTTTTACTTGTTTTTCATTTGCCTCCCCAACTACAACAGTTCTAGTCATGTCGGAACGATATCCTTTATATAGTGCACCAAAATCTATAGTTATAAAATCTCCATTTTCTATTTTTTTATCTGAAGGTTGTCCATGAGGAAGAGAAGTCTTCTTTCCTGAAATAAATATGGTATCAAAGCTTACACCTTCTGCTCCAGCTTTTCTCATATAATACTCCAATTCCAGTGCAAGTTCCATTTCTGTCATTCCAACTTTTATGACTTTAAGTATTTTCTCAAAAGCCTCATCAGCAAAGTCACAAGCCTTCTTTATATATTCTATTTCTTCTTCATCCTTAACAACCCTTATTTCTTCCACTAAATAAGATGTTGGAACTAATTCCACATTTGATATGCTTTCTTTTAAACTTTCATACATATCAAAATTCATATATTCTCTTTCAAATCCTATCCTCTTAACTCCATCCTTTTTAGCCAAATCTTTAACTGTTTCAACAAGTGATTTGAAAGGGTTTCCCCATCTTATGACTTCAAATCCCTTACATTGGCTTTGAGCTTGTTCTGTATATCTTGAATCAGTTATAAAATAATTATTTTTACTTGTTATGAATACAAAGGAATCAGAACCTGTAAATCTACTTATATATCTCACATTTGGCTCTGTAAGTAAAAACAATCCATCAATATTGTTTTTATTCATTTGCTCATGTAATTTTTCTATTCTAGTCATAAAATCACCTTCCTCTACTATATTCTAACACTTTGACAGGAGAATTAAAGTGTTTTTTAAAGTCTTTCAGCTACAGATTTGATTTCCATAAACAACAATAGATAATCTTCTCCTCCTGCTTTAGAACAAGTACCAGACAATTTAAATCCACCAAATGGTTGAACCCC
Protein-coding sequences here:
- a CDS encoding M24 family metallopeptidase, which produces MTRIEKLHEQMNKNNIDGLFLLTEPNVRYISRFTGSDSFVFITSKNNYFITDSRYTEQAQSQCKGFEVIRWGNPFKSLVETVKDLAKKDGVKRIGFEREYMNFDMYESLKESISNVELVPTSYLVEEIRVVKDEEEIEYIKKACDFADEAFEKILKVIKVGMTEMELALELEYYMRKAGAEGVSFDTIFISGKKTSLPHGQPSDKKIENGDFITIDFGALYKGYRSDMTRTVVVGEANEKQVKIYNIVKAAQQRGLDVLRSGISGKEADTEVRKIMGEYNEYFGHGLGHGVGLELHEIPFMGVNCDRVLAENSVVTVEPGIYIPDWGGVRIEDSVVVKKDGVEIITHSPKELIIL